Proteins from a single region of Candidatus Polarisedimenticolaceae bacterium:
- a CDS encoding Glu/Leu/Phe/Val dehydrogenase → MAETTNPFAIAQRQLDEAAKLLKLDPAIHELLRWPLRELHVTLPVRMDDGTVKVFHGFRVQYNDSRGPTKGGIRFHPDETIDTVRALAAWMTWKTSVVDIPLGGGKGGIICNPKEMSPGELERLARAYIRQVGRMLGLVQDVPAPDVYTTPQIMAWMMDEFSFMNGHNEFGVITGKPLELGGSKGRGDATARGGIYCVREAAKALKIELKGATAAIQGYGNAGSFAHSLGKDILGLKVIAVSDSRGGILDPNGLDPVAVQRHKEETGSVVGFPGSKPITNEALLELDVTVLFPSALENCITAENAPRVKAKIQAELANGPTTPEADQILHKNGVYVIPDFLCNAGGVTVSYFEMVQNAYQYYWETPLVHERLDAKMTHAFHAVHDMAMRHKCHNRLAAYAVSVKRVADAVRLRGWA, encoded by the coding sequence ATGGCGGAAACGACCAATCCCTTCGCCATCGCCCAGCGTCAACTCGACGAGGCGGCCAAGCTTCTCAAGCTCGACCCCGCGATCCACGAGTTGCTGCGCTGGCCGCTGCGCGAGCTCCACGTCACGCTTCCCGTCCGCATGGACGACGGCACCGTGAAGGTCTTCCACGGGTTCCGCGTCCAGTACAACGACTCCCGCGGCCCGACGAAGGGCGGCATCCGCTTCCACCCCGACGAGACGATCGACACGGTGCGCGCGCTGGCGGCGTGGATGACGTGGAAGACCTCCGTCGTGGACATCCCGCTGGGCGGCGGCAAGGGCGGGATCATCTGCAACCCGAAGGAGATGTCCCCCGGCGAGCTCGAGCGGCTCGCGCGCGCCTACATCCGGCAGGTCGGCCGCATGCTCGGCCTCGTGCAGGACGTGCCGGCTCCCGACGTCTACACGACCCCGCAGATCATGGCGTGGATGATGGACGAGTTCTCGTTCATGAACGGGCACAACGAGTTCGGCGTGATCACCGGCAAGCCCCTGGAGCTCGGCGGCTCCAAGGGCCGCGGCGACGCGACCGCGCGCGGGGGCATCTACTGCGTCCGCGAGGCCGCGAAGGCCCTCAAGATCGAGCTCAAGGGCGCGACCGCCGCGATCCAGGGATACGGCAACGCCGGCTCCTTCGCGCACTCGCTCGGCAAGGACATCCTCGGCCTGAAGGTGATCGCCGTCTCCGACTCGCGCGGCGGCATCCTCGACCCGAACGGGCTCGACCCGGTCGCGGTGCAGCGCCACAAGGAAGAAACCGGCTCGGTCGTCGGCTTCCCCGGCTCGAAGCCGATCACCAACGAAGCGCTCCTCGAGCTCGACGTGACCGTGCTGTTCCCGTCGGCCCTCGAGAACTGCATCACCGCCGAGAACGCGCCGCGCGTGAAGGCGAAGATCCAGGCCGAGCTCGCCAACGGCCCGACGACCCCCGAGGCCGACCAGATCCTCCACAAGAACGGCGTGTACGTGATCCCCGACTTCCTGTGCAACGCCGGCGGCGTCACCGTCTCCTACTTCGAGATGGTGCAGAACGCCTACCAGTACTACTGGGAGACTCCGCTCGTCCACGAGCGGCTCGACGCCAAGATGACCCACGCCTTCCACGCGGTGCACGACATGGCGATGCGGCACAAGTGCCACAACCGTCTCGCCGCCTACGCCGTCTCGGTGAAGCGCGTCGCCGACGCGGTTCGCCTGCGCGGCTGGGCCTGA